AATGTGTGTGCGCGAAGGTCAGACCTAGGGGGAAATGGGGAAGCTAAGCAGGAGGAACAAGCAAGGGCTGGTGAGTGGCTGCCCACAGTGCCCAGCCCAGACCTCTGGCTGTCACACACAGGGTCCCCAAGTAACCACACCATCTGCTTCGGGTGGAAGCAAGCCACCTTGACCTCAAGGGGGCTCATAGCCCCCTTTACAGGGAATGGCAGAGTGGGCCCCCAAACACCAGGCTTCCTGGACGGGGGGagggagctgcccatctgtctgCCTGGGGAAGAGGATAGAAGTGGtcaagggaggggaggagagaaggtggCACATACTCGGACTCGGAGAGGTCCAGGTCGGAGACGGCGGGCACCACATTCAGCACTGGCATACAGGCGGGCCTGACAGAGGAGCGGCCACGCTGGATGACCTCTTGAACATACCTGAGGAACAATCTCAGACGTTAGACTCACCTCAACTGTATCTGCCTGGGGGATGGGAACTGGGACCTGGCTCCCCAAGAGACCCCCAGCGGAGGCTCTCCCACAAAGGCCTAGGGACGGGGAGGACCCCTGCCATtccatcccttccctccctgcccacCTGTTGCCTTCAGACATTCTTGGGGCAACTCAGACTTTCAGGCAAACCAAGTGGGAAAGGGAACTGGATCTGGGGGAGACACACACACGGATGCTGAAGGGGGGCAGCCGGAGAACAGAGGGGTCCTGGTCAGGATGCCCAGGGCTTCTGTGGGGCAGCTCTTCTTGAACCCCTCTCCCCCTCCTAGAGGTCTGGCCATTTGGTTCAGGAGAAGGGAAAGCCTTCAAGTGTCCACAACTGTCAGGCCACAACCTGCAAAGTGGCACTCAGGTTCTGCCTCATAAGCCCACCAGAGAAAAGGGGAGTCTGGCCTTAAGTGAGCAGCACCTGCAAGAGGTTTCCCTACATGTTCTCCAGATCTGCCACAATGCCAATGCCACCAACTGGGGGAAGACTCACATGCACTCACCCATGTGCCACCCACCCCCCGGAGCTCCTGGCAGGCAGAGGCAGGCGCTGGGCAAGAGGTATGGAACTGGGCCAAGGTGGACCCCACATGCCCTGCCCCCAAGACTCACCCTCCTGGCCTGGCAGCCGTCCAAGGTAGGGAGGGCCATGCTGTGCCAAATCCAGCCCTCTTGCCCCCCTCCACCACCCTGGAAGCCAGCACTTCCATTTTGGGGTGGAGGTTCATGATTTGCAGGGGAGGAGGAAAACTTCCCTGGCATTTCCACCCTCCAACATAGCCCCCTCCCCACTTCCTACCGCTGTTTGCCTGGCAGCTTCCCAGTccgcttctcctcttcctccagccgTCGCCGGGCTTCCTCCAGCTGAGTCAGTGGGTTAGGGGCAGGGTTGGGAGGCATGGTGGGGTCCTGGATGAAGGGGTGCGAGGGTTGCACCACATTCCGCAGCTGCGCACTGACCCAGGGGTGGAGGGCAACGGGCCGCTCAACAGATGCTGGTCGTGGCAGGTCATGGCCCAGCTGCTTCTTGGCACTGGAAGAGCTTTGTGGGGGAACCAGAAAAGTGTCACTGCCCTCCTTCATCCCAGAATAtggacccccccacacaccagGCAAAGCAGCCCCCTGCTACTCAAAGCAACTGGAAAGACAGACACAGCTCCAGCAAAACAACAGCTGGCCCATGTGGTTAAAACAAGGAGAGGTTCAACAAGGGAACAAAAACGCTGTGGGAAGAACACTTCAGTCTGAGCAAAGAAAGCCCTGCTCAACTGGAAACTCCTCCGAAGAGGGAGGCAACTGTTTCTGCAGGAAAAGTGTCAGTGCCATCTTGGCAGAGGCTCTGTATCTTGCCTCACCAACTGAAGCTTCTCCAGTATGTGGCAGGGATGGGTAGCCCCCAAGGCACCCGTAGCCAAGCCACCCAAGGTCATCGGCTACCAGTCTTCTTTGATGCTGGGCCAGAGAGGCCCTCCGGGCCGATCCAAAACTGACTTGTCTTATGTGCTTATTGATTGAAACCTGAATCCCACATGGCTCTCCAAAGTGTCACTTGGGGCTGACTCTGCCTTCACAACCATTGGAACCTCACTCTCATGCATGCCATGTGCATGCCCACCCCCAGCTGCTGCCCACTGTTCACCTGTGGCTTGTCTTCTTGTGCCGGCTGATCTCCTTCTCGCCTTCAATGATCCACTGCATGATCTTCTGGTTCCTCTCCACATCCTCTGGGGAGCCAGGCACCTCATAGCCGGCCCCTCCGCCACCGTCACCCTTCCCCACCTCGCCTTTCTTAATGTTGCGCTTGGAGAGGAGACCGGCTTTCCCACTGGGGAAAAACGGAACAGGGAGAGAAGTCAGGGGCTGCTTCCAGGAAGACTGGGGAGCAGAGGTGCCTACCAGACACCCCACAGTTGGGTGCCACTCCTGCACAGGCAGCCAAGGAAAGGCAGGCATCTGCTGGGGTAAAGCCAGGCTTGATTCCTGAAGCTTTGGGGCAGCCAGGATGATGGGCCCCTGAGCCACACCTTCCTCCCCTCCCAAGTGCTAAGTGGCCCATTGCCATGTGGTATGCTCACAGGCCAGCCAATGCTGCCTCCCCTGTTCTCCTCACCTGTATGCCATGGGGTCCAGGGGTCCAGGGGCCAGGCACATGTTTTCCCCGTAGAGGCGTGGCTTGGGGACAGAGCCATGGGTGGCTTCTAGCCCCCAGCCAAAAGGGCCAGGCCCACGCTGGCCAGGGGATTCAGCCTCGCCTAGTGGAGGCGGTAGCTCTTTGGGCTTAATGGAGCCATGGTGGTGGACCACGTGGTGGTAGACGTGCTTGTGGTGGTAGAGGCCAGCACCCTCCAACTTGAGCCCAGTCTTGGCCGCATGGTGCTTGCTGTGCCCTAGTGAGACCAGGCCCCCCGTCAGACCATGGAGCTTGCCGGGGGCCACTGGGCCACTGTCCGGGGAGTGGGGCTTGGGAGACTGGCAGCCTGGTGTCTTCATGACCCGCTGGACATGCTCGTCGAGAATGGTCTCAGGATTCTCCTCATGGGCATCCCTCAGTGTCATCTCGGCGTAGCGGGGGGCGAAGTGgggcaggagctgagcagggggTACCTTGTGGCTCCCTAGGGAGGGCCCCGAAGGGAGGTCTGCCTCCTCGCCTTCTTCTTCCTGTCGCGAAGAGATACAAGCCACGTCTGGGGGTCGAGGTAGAGGCAATGGGGGGAGGGTGGATGACTCCCACAAGCATCCAAAGCCCTCCAGACAAAGGGGAGAGACTGGGGACCCAGGTACCAGccaagaggaagggggaaagataGAACTCCTGGGGTGGCAAAAAGCCCTGCCTTACCTCAGCTCTGTTCTGCCTAGTTTTCCACTGCATCCCCAGGAAGAAGAGCTTTGGGGTGGGCAGGGGTGCATAGGGAGGGATGTAGGGGCTGGGCCTCAAGGCAAGCCTCCAAAAGGAGGAAGAACGAGCAAAGTCAGCTCATAAGGAAGGGGCTGGGGGGCACTGGGGGTGCCGGGTTGGGGGTGTTGAGCCCTTGCCAACCTCTCTGGCCTGGCAAATAACTGGCACAGAGCAGGGCAAGGGCCCTGTAATAGCCACTCACTCACCGCGCGCACACGCTTCAGGCGCTCCTCCAACTTGGCTTCCGCCTCCCGGTCCCTCAGGACCTCCTCCAGCCGGTTGATCAGCTCAGCAGCAAACTTCTGTGGTTCAACGTGGATATCCTTTGGCATTCGGTAAGTACGCTGTGGAAAAAATGCACCCAGTGTGGGCATCATGCTGGTTAAATCCATCCCTCGTGCCAGCTCCACAAGAGAAGTTGCCACCTCCCCGCATACTCCCAGGAATTGGTTGGATGATTATTGGGGGGGTGTCTCTTGGCAGCCAACATGGGGTACACTGTTGGTGCAGCAGAGAAGCCCAGATGCCAACACTTATTCCAGCTCTAACCTGAGCAACACAGGGGCCAGTCTGGTGGGAAGGGAATTGTGTCCAGTTAAGGAATGTGGGGAGGCTCAGGCTGGGCTCCCCCGCCCCAACCTCCAGGGTGCAGGGATGGGTAAGCAGAGGCCAggctcccttctcctcttcctggaATATCATTCAACACCTTGCCTTCGTTCACCTTGCCTTCGTTGTGGGGGGCTGAAATGTCTGGCCAGCCAAGAACATGTCTGCTTCCCAAGTCCAAAGTGTGCACCCATCCCGTCCAGCAGAGGTCCCATCGGGAGCACTAGTTGCACCACCAGTGCCATCCAGGAGGCACTCCAACCCCTGTGGCAACTCCAGAGTGGGGGCAACTCTGGCTGTACCAGAAGCCCCAGAGCCACCATTCAGAGGCAGAGTCACTTACAGGAATGTGAGGTAGAGGCACACGTCCATTTGCTTTGGCACTTTCTTGCATTTCTCTGCGATGCTGCTTCCGGAGTCGGTACGGAGGGATCCCGTCTCTGCCAAGAAGAAGCAGCAAGAACCCCATCAGAATGGTGAGGGGAGGCAGTCCACAGCATTCCCAGAGTCAGAATGAGAGGAAGGACCCCAGAGGGGAGCCAGAATACACAGGTAAGGAAGGGCATCTATCCCAGATACCTTTCTCTCACCCACCATCAGCCAGCACCACCAGCTTCCCATATCTACTGCCCCAAAATTCTcgtgccacccccccccccccccccctctattttgGTCAGGGCCAGAAGCAGGATGGCAGCTCCTAACCCACCTTTTGGAAAAATGAGGCTGATGACGCCTGTGCCACCTCCCAAATGCAAACCCACCACCCCACCAAGGACTGCTCACACGCTGCTGTCGGTCAGCGACATGGTGTCTGCGTCACTGGACATGCTGTGCTGCTCGCTGTCATTGGCGCTGGTGGCTGGAGCCAGGGCATAGCCCGTGTTGACATAGTAGGGATGGACCGGCTCCCTCCAGGGTCCGTGCCTGCAAGGAAGGAGGCTCAGGGGATCAGGCCTACCTGCCAGAAGCCAGGCTGGCAGGAGACCCAGAAGGCACCTCCAAGCACCAAAAGGGCACCAGGGTGCTTGAAGACCCAGAAACGCCTCCTGGTGAGAGAAAGGTGGGTGCTCTGACCCCTGGAGGAGAACCCAAAAGCAAGCCAACCCACCCCAGTGAGAAAAGGGCGCACTGAGGCCCCCCCCAAAAGCATCTGGACACAGGCAAAGCCGGTGGGGCACGCTCTTCAGGGGTAGAAGATCAGGCTCTTGGGGCCTCTCCCCACTTGACCCAAAACCCTCCGAACTGGGTCTGCGAGACAGATGCATGGCAGTCTCAGTGGGCTTCCCTGGGGTGGTAAATGAGGCATGGGGAGGAAAAGCAGCTCTCACTGAAGACCCCCACAtcctctagaccaggggtaggcaacctgcggcccgcgggccggatgcggcccggcgaggccttgggaccggccccagcccggtcctgccgccgattgccgctggggcctttggcgtcttggtgaggggcatggtggggcaattgtctatagaagcctcagaaacatgcatttatcttaacatgtttaaaaaatcagcaaattttttcacatgtcctccattttttatttaaaaaaaagtgccctccatttgaacaATTTTTTGTCTACATTTGTTTCCCggttttatttagttatttaaaattatttaattatttattttttggcttcggcccccccagttgtctgagggacagcaccaCACGGCCCCTGGCTCAACAAGGGTTGCCTACCCTGCTCTGGCTCTCAAAAGCAGTGTGGccaggggggaggggggctgggcGAAAGGGCTCAAAAGGGTTGCATTACTGCCTCACTTGTTACTTAGCAGCCCAGAGGAAGCTTTTTCTGTGGGGCAGGGGAGAGTTCTTTGCAGGGTGACTCCAAAATCCCCCCTGTCCACATGTCCAATCTGAGGTGGATGACCAGGAAGGCAGCCACAAATGCAACAGGTCATTTCAGCTGTAAGACATTATTACCCTGACGGGCAGTAAGGAACAGAAAAGTCTCCCCACCCCCGGCCAACACACATATCCAGCTGGCCAAACCCAAGGGATGGAAGAGGAAAGAGCCTGCCTGCTGCCCATGGTTCAGGCAGCCCCATGCCTTTCCCCACAGCGGTCTACTCGCATGTAAGCCTGAAATGTTGCTGGTGCTCCCTGCGCATAAGGCCCTCTCACAGAGGAAAGGGGGACCAACAGGAGGGAGGGATAGGGGCCACATCACGGCCGCCACCACCCACCACCCGGCATCTTTGCCCTCTGGGGCCTCATCCATAGTCCCTGGAGGAGAAGGTGGCACAGCCAGCCAGGAGCTGGGACCCCACCCAAAATGCATGCAAGGAGGGCATGCTGGCACTCAGGCAGTGGAGCTCAGGAAGGCAGAGGAAGCGCCCCACTCCTGCTCCTCAAACATTCTGCGGGGTGCCCCATCCAACCCCGGACTCATGCCAGCAATGCCAGTTTGGCTGCCACTTGGTTCAGGGCACTCCCATGCACAAGCAGGCACTAAGTGCCACAGTCCagggccccttcccctccctgaCTGGGAGCTGCCAAAATCCCCTCAGCAGAGCCTGGAAAGAATCCCAaccatctcagccatggaagccagcctccctccctcccagcagccTTGGGCTGGTCAGCCGGGCTCCGAGGGCCTGCCCCATGCTGTCTCAGCCCCACAAAGTGAGCCTTGCTTGTGAATCAGGATTGCTTCTGATGCACTATTCGAAGAACAAAAGCATAAAGCGTTGAGTGAAAAATAGGGTCACACTAATTTTCTATGAACGTGCGCCCACACAAGTGCCCCACACTCCATTCTGTATTCTATTTTTACCACAAACATTTGGTGCACAATTGAGAAGGAACAGGTGACTGCGCAGGGATGTTGCAGGGGCCAGGGGTGGGAGGGCACCCCAGGGCAGAGCACTTGGGCCCCACCCTCAGCAAACTGTCAGAGCCCTAAGAAGTGTCGAGGGAACAGGGAAGGCCCAGTCCACCCTCATAGAAACACCTTCCCCCTGGGAATTACTATCCCATGCCCATCTTGTACCAATCTGTCTCTAGCACTGCCAAAGCCAGGCAGATGCAAAGGTTTATTTTTTGTAAAGTCATTTCTGGCAACATACTCATAAAAGTCAGAACATTAACTCTGAAACTCTTGCAGCATAACAGATTAAAATGCTACAGAACCTCTCATTTAGAGCAAGACCTCCCACAGCCAGGAGACTCAGCCCCGATCCACCAGTAGCCAGTGCTGGCCCCAGGGAGAACATCCCGGCCATGCACCCCATCGGCTGCTGCCAGCCTCAGCCCCACTAGCACCCCAGCAAAGAGAAGAGAAGCAGGTGGCAGTGGCCCCTCTGCCTGCAGAGCAGCCATATGCTTTGTTCTGGTGAGCAGCGGGGAAAGGTCCTGCGGCAGGTAGAAGGAGCAGAGGCAGCATCCTTGGAAGAAGGGCGTCAATGATGAGAAGGGGCACAACTGTGTCTGATCAGAAGGGAAGAGGCTCTTTATGTGCAGCccctctcctcctgctccctttGCTGGTGGTTAGTCACCAACCAGCCAAGCTCTGGTTCTTGCTCCACTTTTCCATTCTCTTCTGGGTCCCCTGAACTGCAGTGGCTCACTAACCACCCCTCCAGGGAAGCCCCCAGTTCCCAGTAGGGACACTACTGGCCCTCCCCCAGCTCCCCTGGCTCAAAGCGCCTGACCCCCCTGGAGCCCAGCCTGGCTACCTGCTGACCCACACTTTCCCCTGACCAGACTATTTGCAAATTAGAGATGTTTCTAGCCAGTCAAGGCTCTTTTGGTCCTGGTCTACTTTTCAGGTTGCATTCTCAGCTGAAAGGCCTCATAATGCACAAGTGGAGGGCAAACAGTATCCTGTCACCAGAACCTGAAGGCTCCCAAAAAACTTAGCAGCATTGCCAGAAACAGCCCACAAACTGGGACTGGGCCCAACTTCTCAGCCCCCCATTTC
This genomic stretch from Sceloporus undulatus isolate JIND9_A2432 ecotype Alabama chromosome 8, SceUnd_v1.1, whole genome shotgun sequence harbors:
- the AXIN1 gene encoding axin-1 isoform X1 codes for the protein MSVEGQEFALDLGASFTEDAPRPPVPGEEGELVPLEPRPAGQGFYCGKGDALKAAEAPGATPRRPDLDLGYEPEGSASPTPPYLRWAGSLHSLLDDQDGIHLFRTFLKQEGCADLLDFWFACSGFRKLEPCESNEEKRLKLAKAIYKKYVLDGQGIVSRQIKPATKSFIKDCVLKQLIDPAVFDQAQTEIQSTIEENSYPLFLKSDIYLEYTRTGGESPKAYGDQSPGSGAGKGLPGYLPTLNEDEEWKCDQEAEEGGGPLGLAVGAAPRDSLPSGRLTQKLLLETATQRAASCPSPSATAATTASRRYSEGREFRHGPWREPVHPYYVNTGYALAPATSANDSEQHSMSSDADTMSLTDSSVDGIPPYRLRKQHRREMQESAKANGRVPLPHIPRTYRMPKDIHVEPQKFAAELINRLEEVLRDREAEAKLEERLKRVRAEEEGEEADLPSGPSLGSHKVPPAQLLPHFAPRYAEMTLRDAHEENPETILDEHVQRVMKTPGCQSPKPHSPDSGPVAPGKLHGLTGGLVSLGHSKHHAAKTGLKLEGAGLYHHKHVYHHVVHHHGSIKPKELPPPLGEAESPGQRGPGPFGWGLEATHGSVPKPRLYGENMCLAPGPLDPMAYSGKAGLLSKRNIKKGEVGKGDGGGGAGYEVPGSPEDVERNQKIMQWIIEGEKEISRHKKTSHSSSSAKKQLGHDLPRPASVERPVALHPWVSAQLRNVVQPSHPFIQDPTMPPNPAPNPLTQLEEARRRLEEEEKRTGKLPGKQRYVQEVIQRGRSSVRPACMPVLNVVPAVSDLDLSESEGKSQKKPGGSTTSAQPCENIVVAYYFCGEPIPYRTLVKGRVVSLGQFKELLTKKGNYRYYFKKVSDEFDCGVVFEEVREDEAVLPIFEEKIIGKVEKID
- the AXIN1 gene encoding axin-1 isoform X2, translated to MSVEGQEFALDLGASFTEDAPRPPVPGEEGELVPLEPRPAGQGFYCGKGDALKAAEAPGATPRRPDLDLGYEPEGSASPTPPYLRWAGSLHSLLDDQDGIHLFRTFLKQEGCADLLDFWFACSGFRKLEPCESNEEKRLKLAKAIYKKYVLDGQGIVSRQIKPATKSFIKDCVLKQLIDPAVFDQAQTEIQSTIEENSYPLFLKSDIYLEYTRTGGESPKAYGDQSPGSGAGKGLPGYLPTLNEDEEWKCDQEAEEGGGPLGLAVGAAPRDSLPSGRLTQKLLLETATQRAASCPSPSATAATTASRRYSEGREFRHGPWREPVHPYYVNTGYALAPATSANDSEQHSMSSDADTMSLTDSSVDGIPPYRLRKQHRREMQESAKANGRVPLPHIPRTYRMPKDIHVEPQKFAAELINRLEEVLRDREAEAKLEERLKRVRAEEEGEEADLPSGPSLGSHKVPPAQLLPHFAPRYAEMTLRDAHEENPETILDEHVQRVMKTPGCQSPKPHSPDSGPVAPGKLHGLTGGLVSLGHSKHHAAKTGLKLEGAGLYHHKHVYHHVVHHHGSIKPKELPPPLGEAESPGQRGPGPFGWGLEATHGSVPKPRLYGENMCLAPGPLDPMAYSGKAGLLSKRNIKKGEVGKGDGGGGAGYEVPGSPEDVERNQKIMQWIIEGEKEISRHKKTSHSSSSAKKQLGHDLPRPASVERPVALHPWVSAQLRNVVQPSHPFIQDPTMPPNPAPNPLTQLEEARRRLEEEEKRTGKLPGKQRGKSQKKPGGSTTSAQPCENIVVAYYFCGEPIPYRTLVKGRVVSLGQFKELLTKKGNYRYYFKKVSDEFDCGVVFEEVREDEAVLPIFEEKIIGKVEKID